Proteins found in one Misgurnus anguillicaudatus chromosome 3, ASM2758022v2, whole genome shotgun sequence genomic segment:
- the LOC129445507 gene encoding single-pass membrane and coiled-coil domain-containing protein 3, giving the protein MVWSDLFYPENPKRRERLIRKSQQFFHLIEDNFNATNDLIEVVNKHLKLSLGRVTLNESATVKDNCNVLIQRIREIQAEIWKIDNKLKIKLDPALYEELKNMNLYVPLSMATHTQIAKIAIGAGGMVTTAAVCWLIKSEMILASVTTQIGAIASTSIGAVVLGVVFLGVGMIVEAILGSIERDQLESALKEYDEALEEFRPASKQYQKSIMEVRLRIELIKEYV; this is encoded by the coding sequence ATGGTTTGGAGTGATCTCTTCTACCCTGAAAATCCTAAAAGAAGGGAGAGGCTTATCCGCAAAAGTCAGCAATTTTTTCACCTAATAGAAGACAACTTCAATGCCACCAACGATCTCATTGAAGTTGTTAATAAGCACTTAAAATTGTCCCTCGGACGAGTCACCTTGAATGAGAGTGCTACTGTGAAGGACAATTGTAATGTGCTAATTCAACGCATTCGTGAGATCCAGGCAGAGATATGGAAAATTGAtaataaactgaaaataaagTTGGACCCTGCCTTGTACGAGGAATTAAAGAACATGAATCTGTATGTGCCACTGAGCATggccacacatacacaaattgCAAAAATTGCCATTGGAGCTGGTGGGATGGTAACCACTGCTGCCGTTTGTTGGCTAATTAAAAGTGAAATGATTCTGGCAAGTGTAACTACCCAGATTGGTGCAATTGCATCAACATCAATCGGAGCTGTTGTGCTTGGGGTGGTGTTTCTAGGGGTTGGTATGATTgttgaggctattttggggagtATTGAGCGTGATCAGCTTGAGAGTGCACTAAAAGAGTATGATGAGGCTTTGGAGGAATTCAGGCCAGCATCTAAACAATATCAGAAGAGCATAATGGAAGTCAGGCTAAGAATTGAACTAATAAAAGAATATGTTTAG
- the LOC129445505 gene encoding lipopolysaccharide-induced tumor necrosis factor-alpha factor homolog, which produces MDIPSYPAAIDTTPPPPSYNEIDGPGLYPPSPPPLYTEAISLPIYKETSSAPADTFQQFPRTAEANQFPVLNMPRIEMVNYSERVSIHQMVRNEAPQVIVVQPQHFAVALGDIPTATVCQYCQKNILTVVKYKPGWSAWCMCVLISLLGLICGFCLIPFCVRGFQDAHHSCPYCHKHLGIYTRK; this is translated from the exons ATGGATATTCCTTCATATCCGGCTGCTATTGATACCACCCCCCCACCCCCCTCCTACAATGAGATCGATGGGCCTGGTCTTTATCCCCCCTCTCCACCACCCTTATACACAGAGGCCATATCACTACCTATCTACAAGGAGACGAGTTCTGCACCTGCAG ACACATTTCAGCAGTTTCCAAGAACAGCTGAAGCAAACCAATTTCCAGTCCTCAATATGCCCAGAATTGAGATGGTCAACTATAGTGAGCGAG TGTCCATACACCAGATGGTGAGGAATGAAGCTCCTCAGGTGATTGTGGTTCAGCCACAGCACTTTGCTGTTGCATTGGGTGACATACCCACAGCGACTGTTTGTCAATACTGTCAAAAAAACATCCTGACTGTTGTTAAATATAAACCTGGTTGGTCTGCATGGTGCATGTGCGTCCTAATATCTCTACTTGG GCTCATTTGTGGATTTTGCCTCATCCCTTTCTGTGTCAGGGGCTTCCAAGATGCCCATCATTCCTGTCCTTATTGCCACAAGCACTTAGGAATATATACACGGAAATGA